The region AATACGCAATAATTTGATTTGAACACCTTCGAGGACTTAAAAAGTGCTTCACACAAGTCAGCATTAAAGGACTATAACGGTCTGATAGTTAAACCATCGTAAACGTCTCCCATGGCATCACTAAAACATCCGTAAGCGATATAACATTTCAAATCCGCTGGCTGATGGCTGAATGCGCTCTGTCCAAGTGCCTTTGACCACGAATGCTAACACTACCAGTGAATCACCTCTGTCTTTTGGAATCAATGCACGTCGGTCAGAACAGAGCTGGAGTGAAGTCTTATCACAAAGACCTTAGAAGTGCTACTGCTGTTGTTTACTGTTGCTGTTTGCTATTTTTTACGTGGCATTTAGTGTGAGCTAAATCTAACGTTGAGCTGAGTGCAACCAgatgttttagtgaagccaggagagacggtTCCAATTTACGATTCAATCACCCAGACAGGTATCGTCGGCGGCAGTCCGGGGGCTCCAGCgaggggagctcggcggcaatCCGGCAGCTCAGGTCCCGGAGtaccattatattatatagatatagagctccaggagtccacaAACGGCAAatatcccttctcctccatgctgtggttcagtccgacagctcattggtcaatgggcagcagctcatttgcattaaagctacagacaccagaaacagcggggAATAGTGGTAGgtgggatttttttttcctaaaacctatccagcaaacagcttcaaaaacatgttttctggaactgaaaaactatgtttacttgttgggaaaacaccataatatgccTCCCATAAGTGGACTTAGGATGGTGTACTTTTCAACAAGGAATCAATCAGGTTGAGGACTTACAGCGAGAACAGCATAAAAACAACCCTTTTAAACGGTGCTGGACAAGTGCAATAGGCTAAACTTTTAAGAAATGGATGGCTTTAGCTCATCATCAACATGCCAGCTATATCGAGCAGTCCTTTAACTAAGCTCCATTGTGAGAGCCAATGACCATAAAAGGTCACTTCTACACCaatgttttagttttgttttgtcatgaacacactcaaacacagacacagtacacacacattccaatGTGCCTGGTTTTAAGCAGACAGTCCCTAGGCATCATTTTTAAACTCTTAAATACCCAATCCATCTCTCAAGTCACACAGTGTGCTTCTGTGAACCATATTGACTCATAAAAGTACCACATTGTAAACATGATCTGGAAACCCGCGTTATAACCAAAGCACTAATAATACCTACACAGTCTTTTCATAGTCCTGTGCTGACTTCAGCTTCAGGTTCATTCTTGTTCACATATTTTCATGCAGAAGGTatggctttttgtttttttttcaacattcAATAAGTCCTATCGTGTTGCCCGGGCATGTGATCCTGAACGACGATTCTGACGTCCGAGTCCTACACCATCTCCATGGCGATACGGTCCGGCGTCATCTGTCCCGTCTTCACGGAGATCCACAAGTCCTCCGTGTCCCCCCTGTTctgctttttcttcttctttgtgtcCGACCTCGCGGTTATGGCCCCCTTGTCCcttcggcggcggcagcagcagcagcaacagccacTGCCGCCACAGCAGTAGTGACAGCAGACCACCAGCGAGGTGAGCAGGaccagcagggggagggccAGCAGGACGGCCAGGCACACCGTGTTGTACACCCCTTGGTTGTGTTTGTCCGCAGCAAAGCTCCACAGCTGGTTGAAGAAGTCCAGCACGCTGCCCTTTTTATCCGCCATCTTtgtttttgattgtttttgtttgtaccTCCCAAGATGGCGGTTGGATGGTCGTCTTTGATAAAGCCTGGCTGGAACTCCAACAGCTTCggtttataaaaaaaacggCGAACACGTACTCTGGTGACTTGTGCAACGTAACATTGGTAGCCACGATACATAAATATCGTATCTCAAATCTGCAGTATCATATCCGGGAAAGGTGGCGGTGAATATCTTCTCGGGCTCAGAAGCCGTTTCGGGTTTCGGTTAAGGTTTGGTTTCAAGAATAAAGACCTTGAACCTTTCCTGGCGCTTCTGACCCTTTGGGCTGGCGTGAAGCAATCATAGTTTCATTTCGAGTCTGAGATGGAAATATTTGAAATCCCAACAAACGGTGCCTATATTGCTTCGACTCAATCCGAGTTTGTCGGTGATCCCTGCATCCCTGCGGTTCCTCCTCTGGTGGCGACCCCTGGTGTTGACCTCTGGTTTTGACCTCTGCTGGTGACCTCTGGTGTTCCTCCTCTGGTCACGGTCTCCTCGTTTTCtggcccccccccactcctctcgCTCCCATTCAATTCGGCCTGCTGGAAGGAGCACGCTGCCGGGAAGGAAGTCGGAATGTTCCTGTGGATGTAAACACACAATAGAAAGGTGACCtttaaactcacacacacattccatcaCCAATCGACAGCATTCCATCTGCAGTCTAATGTGCTAAGTAGAAGGAGCAGAAGTGTGCAGAATATGTGTGCAATGACACCACATTTATAAACGCACAGATATATAGAACAAAAGTGGACATCTCCAGAGCTTGAAATGTCTTTATACAGTTACATTAACCTCTACAATCGTCCTTCCATGATGTGTGCCTGCCTATTGTAAAATCCTGAGAGGGAGATTGAGAGAGCAGGACGTTGAGAGAGCTATAGTgaatgtcagagagagagatgaagaagaaTTGAAACAGAGCGATAGCAAATCTTTCTAAGAGCCCCGCTGAGAATGGCCtccatatagagagagagagagagagagaggctgtcaggacctcatctgaatATAGCTAGCTAATGGTTCCCAATGGGACACTTTGATGGACAGGACCTGGTCAAGTTTTTTATAAGTGGCTGATCGTTTCATTTTCAGCTCCCCATGTATGAAAACTCTTAACTTGCAATTTCTTTGAAGAATCCTTGACTTACGTTTCACTTTGAAGATGACATGTATAATGAAGAGAGAGCAAAACGATATCATCATGCATTAGTTCTCTTTAGTGACAGACCAATGTTGTCTCATAACATGTGATTTAGATGCAGGAGAAGAAGATATGCCATTATGAATATTGATACAATAATCATCCATTCCGTTAACATCCATTGCGAGCAAGGCAGATGCACGTGCAAGTAGAATGCAAAGGTATGTGTTGCGGTAACATGGCTTGTTTTATGGCTGTGAGAATACATGTGAGATCAGTTAGGTGTGACTTCCTGCCCAGGGGTCATGTCCCCTGCTCATTTGACTGACAGGAAACCCCTTACGTTACTACACATGGGACACATCGTCATGCATAAGCCTTCAGAAGTAAACATGCATGCAGCTTGAAAACAATAGAAAATACAAATATGTTCTTATTTTAAGTcagtttggataaaagcgtctaaatgccctacatttaaatgtaagtgTTGTACAATGCAGGCCTATTCTTTTCTGTTTTCAATGTTTCAACATTGTACTGGAACACAGCTTAGTGGTCATGGGGTGCGGTTCTTTGTGAGCACTGCTTCATGGGGTTTAGCTGGTCAGCTCGAAAAGCCCGAGTCATGCCCGCAGTTCGTCTGTATTTGTTGAGTAATGTAATAAAGGCTATTGTGTCATATCACAAGAACAATATATCCTTGGTGTGATTGGTTCATGGGGAAAAAGTGGGTTATTATTCGCAATGCTCTGGCCGTGACCACATTGTCCTTCTCCCCACCGTGGTCCCAGCGAACAGCACCGCCGCATGGAATACAAACAGACGAGTGACCGGCTCACAATAGAGATGAGACAGCACGACAGATGAATCATTTTAACATGGGAGGGCTGAATTTGTCACAGTGTTATTGGAACAACTGTGTCACAAATAATGACCGTCGTCTTGAAAAATATCAGGGCTTCGCAACAACACCTCTCAAATTAGGTCATTATCTCAACTATACAATGATTATCTGAATATGATACAAATTATTATCTTCACAATACACAGGCCCTTAAAGGTTTTTCATTCAGTCTGGTGTTTACACCTGTGATGCTGCCTTCAACAATGCGTTAAAAACCTGAGCTAACATTATGATactttatatttatgtatgtgtcttATAGTCAAAACTTGGCTTCTATTCTGGGCAGTGTTTGGTGTGTTAGTGCGAGATAGAAGGATTGCTGAGTCaattctctctccactctctctctttccgtctcaatcagtctctctctctctctctctctctctctctctctctctctctctctctctctctctctctctctctctctctcttcacagagtacatttatattataaagCAAAGAAACCAGTGGGACATATCCATGCTGTAACTGCTGATGTGcactaaataaaaaaacgaaattATAATGGCACTGCCTTTTCATTAGGGAAAGTTGGATAAGTAGGTCCGCACTCAACAACACATTAATGTATTTCCACAGTGCATTTGTGGACGCAAGTCAACCGATTGAACTGTAGTGCTTTTAAGCCGAGGAAAAAAGGTCAAATTGGGAAGAATTCCcttcacccgcacacacacaaagacaatttATTCTGCAGTGGGAACATCAACTCGATGAGTTACTTTCTCATGACGCTGAGTGGCCATGGATCCCAGTGTACACAGGAAAAGGGACATTTCTTGGACACACAAAGCCAGGATGGGGTGGGGAGAAATATTATGAGTGCACTATGTTAGCCCCCGCTGGGTCTGTTCTGAACGGGAACATATGCGACCTGGAAGACATTGAAGGCTAAGAGAAAGATCTGTGACAGAAGGCGAGCAGAAATCTTTAATGTCCTGCCTGAAGCCCCTCTCTGAGGTTTCTGGGACACGTTACAGTCAGTGATAGAAATtgaaattgattgattgatttatgtttttcttctggTTTTTCCCTGGGTTATCAGCAAGTTCTTATATGCCGGTAGGACTTTGTTTTCACGTGTTATCGTGCTCTACTTTCCATTGATAACATGCTGGGAAGAAATGCACTGTGTTTTGTAGTTCAGGCTGACACACATACCGAGCTGGTTGTACTTTTTGTAAACACATTTTCTAAGAGTTACGGGTCAGGGGTGGACTGTACACATTTCTGCTGTACTCAGCACTACTATAGTGAGTCATAACTGACCATGGGTCAATTTATCAGTTGCATAAAAAATAAGTTTCCATTTCAACAGTATATAGCTGATACGGCAAGAAGAAGCACAATCCAGTTTAAAATAATCTTAAATAGTAATTTAACCGTTAAAATGCCCTTTGAATGAATCAACTTTTCCTCCACTTTTCGATGGAAACCCTTCTTGTTTCCAATCATATGTAGCTCTACTCTATGTTACCATTTCAGATAAAGCGCCATTTTCATAGTTCCAGAGCAGCTCAACCattaacaaccacaacaacaaaacattgCGTCCCTAACAAAGATGGCCTGGAGGCTGTGAAAAGAGAAAGTATTTAGTTTCAGGTTAAAGCGAGCACCTTACCCTGAGGCATGTTCAAAGCAGCAGGCCAGCTCCGCCACTTGTCGTACGCGCTCAGCTCTTCCCCGCTTTCTGACATCGGTCTTCTGTCATGTGTTTCCTTATTTGCTACTTCCCTCTTCAGTCGGTCATACATCAACACAACTCCTCACTCTTTGTTCCTCTTCTGTTCCTCTGACCTTGTTTCAaaacctctttctttctctctctctctatctattagtcaccccctcctccctctcttcacccttttccctccccctctctttccccctcctctctctcctccctgcctatctctctttctaacttcccctttctctttctctcttttcccccctccctccttccccgctccctctctccctctcttcattcccccctccctctatctacACCCCCGtccctccgctctctctctctctctctctctctctctctctctctctctctctctctctcctctctctctctctctctctctctctctcccctctctctctctctctctccctctctctctctctctctctctctctctctctcccgctctctctctctctctctctcccctctctctctctctctctctctctctccctctctctctctctctctctctcccctctctctctctctctctctcccctctctctctctctctctttctctctctctctttctctatctccctctctctcccctctctctcgttctgtgcCCGAGTCACTGCACCCTGCCCACCCCTGTGTAAGAATGGGCCCTCTGTCTGTGCTTGCGCACTCCTGCGTGACGCACACTCACTCCACATTCTTGCGGTTACCTTGCGTGCACAACCACTGATGGTGTCAGGCCcgaggtgagagagggaaagagaccgTAAGTTCTTAATGTTATAATGATCTTTAGATCCACATCTTACGGACACTTCCTGGTATACATTGATGCAATCTCATTTAAAATGTCCCAATTGTCGATTTAGCAATTGTGTTGTAACTGTGTAACATTGTGACTCTACTAATAATTTAGGAGTTTTcatgtatatgtgtgggtgtacttgcgtgcctatgtgtgtgtgcttttttacatgtgtatgtgtgtgtgtgtatgtgtacttgCATGCCTGTGCGGGTGtgcttgtgtacgtgtgtgtgtgtgtgtgtgtgtgtgtgtgtgtgtgtgtgtgtgtgtgtgtgtttgtgtatgtgagtgtgtgtgtttgtttatgtgggaGTCATATAGCTCCAGAGTCTACAATTAGATATTTGAGCAAGAAGGGTCATATGAACCACAAAAttagcacacacagacacaaatttCTGTATGTGCATAAACTATGGGAAGAGAATTGACCTCAATTAGCCTGCAGCTATTTTTCCTCATATACGGGTATGGTATTCGTTCAATGTGCATATACATAATAAGTGAAAGCCAATATTAACTATTTAAAATGTCAGCAAATGCAAATGTCATGCACCTTCAAGCTAACTTGTGTTGTGGCTTGTGCACGGGTTgtaaaacctttaaacatgtgtTATTAACTCTTGCAGATAATTATTTGAAAATAAACTGGTCAAATCAAGTGGAATGTTTTAGCAAAATTCTCCACAGTGCCATACTCATATCTAAATACGGGAACACATAGGTGATGAAACATCTGATCTTCACAAACATCTCCTAACTGCCTAACATTGGCTGTCATTTATAATCACTGCAAAGAAACTTTCTATCAAGATAAATGAGACAAGCTTTACCAAGTATGAAGGTGTATTtgaaactcacaaacacacaaccctctacacacactcacacacacagaaacacaacaagcACGTACGCATGTatacacaaaccacacacacacacgcacgcacaaatacaaacaGATGAATTTCCCCTGCGcctcatttgttttgtttagagGAATCGTATTCTCACTTTACTAACTTGGTTTTAAGAAGGCCACATTGAGTTCTCACACTGGCTCATTTACCaggaggtggggaggtggaGAGCAGGGTCTTTAAGTGACTAGCGCTGTTATGTATGGCCTTGTAGAAAGACTGTGCCGTGCAGAAAGGCATTACATAGAATCATGTAATGACTGTAACTGGCTAGGGCTGGAAACTTGGCAGTCACAGTCCTCCCTCGCTCACTCtatcaaacatacacacaaagagaaatgcacacacacacaagcacacgcacacacacacacatgcgcagacaTATGCACCCACAcgaacatacacatgcacaacatacacttgcacaaacacgcacatgcacacacaattgcacatgcacacacgcacacgcacacacacacacacacacacacacacacacacacacacacacacacacacacacataaactcttgctctctctgttctttgtatgtgtgtgagtgtgtccattGGTTTTCACTGTGCGGGGCCCAGACATATTACACAAATGAGTCACAAGTTAGGTTTCCTCTGAGGTACTGCTTATGTTCAAGTCTATTTCTGGCCACTTGTCAGCTTTCCAAAATAGCAACCACTTAATTCACTTTTCATTAGCACTCACACTCATAAACTCTATGAAAGTGCACCACAGTGCAGTCTGTGAGAGTacatgtagtgtgtgtgcgtgtgtgtgtgtgtgtgtgtgcgtgtgtgtgacaatgTTTTGCCTAGTGGGCCAATgaatgtatatgtttgtgtctgtttgtgtgcgtgtttgatcGAGGGAGAAAGCGAATGAGATTGAGAAATGCATAATTCGTCTATATAAGGTTCTTCTCTCTTAAAAAAAACCCACAGAAAATATTTTTCAACAGCCGTTGTAAACAGAGAGTTCTTAGAAGTGGAGCTTGCAGTATGTGTAACATGAATAACTAAGttactgttttttttccctTGTTAAAAggtaattaattattattctttcaTAATCAGCACTGAATCCATTAAATTATGGGCCATGTGGACTTGCTGGGAAAGAAAAAGGAATTCCCCCCAATCCAATGCTCACGTCAATATCTCTGGGATTTTTCTATATTTGTCTTGGCTTTTTAGGTGTTTCCACGTAGCGGACGGGGCCAGAAGGCCTTGTGGGAAACGATGCTTATGTTCCTGAAAACGCCCACTGTGGTACAGTGCCCTAGGAAACAGACGATAAAGAAACGAAGTTGTGCAACACACTGCACTGCTTTTTAGCCTGGTTAAAAGAGGACATACAATGCAAGTTGCACAACATTTGTTGGTGGTTTAAGAACAAGACAACAAACGTGTGCCTGTTTAAAAGTTCCAAAATAATGTTGCTATGTCTCACTTCTTTATCAGAAAcagtgtgtatgtacagtatttagCCATTTAGCTTGTAAATCTAAATCTTTTCGGAtatacattaaatacaatagATGCACACATCGATGAACATTTGCCTTAATTATTATCACAATTAGTAAGACCGACTTCTTGAGGAACTTGGAATGAGGCGGCAAGTGTCTGAGGCTGCAGTGAAGAGGATGTATTCACTGGCCAGACCGTGTGGGGTTAGTCCAAAAAACCCACAGCAGGCACAAAGATGAAGGAAAATAGGAATAAAAACTGAAACCAGACGTTGGTGATGACACAGGAGGACCGATGGCGACACTCGTCTATCAGGCATTACgacaacacacgcacgcacgcacaagagCACCACACAGGCTTATCATGTTAGGTTCAAGCAGCACTAATACAATCAGGGGTTAACTCAATTCTGCCACCTGTCTTTAAGAGTAGAAACAGGATCAAGTGAACATAATCAGTGCTACAAATCCTTCCGCACATATACTTCTCTACACAGGCTTACGCCACTCTCAGCACTGCAGCCCTTTATTCAACCTCAGAGGCCTTtgagcagcaacaacagcaacaaccatAGAACTACAAAAATGCCTCAGGAAAACAACCATAGAACTACAAAAATGCCTCAGGAAAATcgagccatttactgtacatcaaccccctccctcctcccccattccCTCGCCCAATTAGGCGCTGGTATGGCCATCACAGAGAATAGAGGCTTCTAGTATGATGGGAGATGCCtgcgtctcctccctctccattcATGCCCATGCCAGGGCTGATTAGGCTCCTGAGTGCCGCGAGATGCACACGGGATGCTGGTGCCTACATGGGAGAacctggggggggaggggatagcATGGCTCCTCCTCTCATCGTTCAGGCAGCGCCAGCCCACCAGGGCTTTGTTCAACAgctgggggaggcggggggagacgaggggagatggggggggggggggctggggggagtgtTGGGAAATGACGAGGGGAGGGATATAGAGTGCACGCGATGAGGGCTTGAGACAGTGATGGAGATGTACATGagtaggaagggagggagggggagagagagagagagagagagagagagagagagagagagagagagagagagagagagagagagagagagagagagagagagagagagagagagagagagagagagagagagagagaggttgagaaaGCAGATggcacattttattttttttgtcttctgTCGTTGGTTCGTTTGAACATTTCAAATCGGTTTCTCAGTTTGGATCAGTTAAGaattgcatttcctgcagaacaATGCAGTGCAAAATGGCTTCAAAGTACTGCGATAAGTACTGGAAGTCGATTAGAATAAATGAATAGTGAGTGTTGCTTCCAGTGATGTTTCCATCTCTGTGTTGGAGCTTTCCCCAAGGGGCCATTCTTTTTCTCACTAATGTATTAATGAACTAATATAGCTAAACACTTTTCGGTTATTTTCCAGCTGTTTGGATAGATACTGGTGATACTGTGCtccatttgtgtttgtgatCAGTGAGACCTCTGGCATCATGTTTGTACAGTACCTTCTGTACCACTATATCTAAAGGGAAGTACGTTGACTACAGTTCCCCTTTGGATAAGCCCTTGGTAGCAGCCTAACCAACCAAAAACCTTTTAGGACCGTCTCTGAAGATTATTAAAATACAGGTTATACATAGATGTACTCCTCAGGGAACAGAAGCCTGACTTTTATGAGGTGTAGTTAACTATACTTAGGAGTGTATTTGGCATTGGGTTTAATTTGTGTAAGGGAgttgtttttccttttcattAATCAAGACAGGAAAAGCATTTTCATGACAGAAAAGAAGAACTGCTTGCTAAAATACTAACGTCAGCGCTAAGATCACCGCTAATGTCACAGCTAACGTCAGGGCTAGCATCAGCGCTAACTTAAACGATAGCGTCACCTCTACATGAATGTCGCAAAAAGTAGTCCAATTCGGCAGGACataccgcccaatctggcaacactgccagcACGTCCTCTGTGCTCTCGCTTCAGCGtaaaaaaacaactgaaaaTGAAGCCGATATGAAACAATGGACTGATTCTGAAAAGTGGTTTGATTTGTTAAATGCTTAGAATGATGGTTAACGTTGAAAATGTACCAAGTTACGATGCCTGAAGTAGTTGAAATGTCAGAAAAGGCGCAGAAGGCAGGCGtcagattttttttacattgtaaAAGAACAAGCAGTAAAAGCTTAATGCCTTAGAAAGTTGAAAGAGTTGAAAAAAACAGTGAGAGATAGCCATTATGTCATTAAATGATAGATGAATGGTTTCTGTAGCTAAAAGTATGCAGAAGCAATTAACTGCACAAAAAAATGGCAAAGGGAATAAAGAAAACTTAAGAACAGTAGATGTATGGAAGTATATAGCCTGATTGCAATGCACTTCACCACGCTCTGTGTGTTGCgaaattcaaatgacatttcaatccgcgaAAAGGTTTCCGAAGCGTATAGCAAAAGATTTTGCAACACGCTTATCAGCGAATCACAAAAGATTTTGCAATACGCTTATCAGTGAATCACATCTGGGCGGAAACTATGTAAATTCCTCGTAATTTCTTTGTTTATGTTCCTATTTGTCAGCAACGGGTGTCcgccagggacgcgggaagtcagtccgaggggggggtgctgagagagaatctatataatgacgtcataataaatgctgcgcaacatccgttgtttacagagacgagatgaggggtgacgtcacattcagggatccgctctgataaacactctactggtgt is a window of Gadus macrocephalus chromosome 8, ASM3116895v1 DNA encoding:
- the LOC132462632 gene encoding uncharacterized protein KIAA0040 homolog; the encoded protein is MADKKGSVLDFFNQLWSFAADKHNQGVYNTVCLAVLLALPLLVLLTSLVVCCHYCCGGSGCCCCCCRRRRDKGAITARSDTKKKKKQNRGDTEDLWISVKTGQMTPDRIAMEMV